One region of Vanessa tameamea isolate UH-Manoa-2023 chromosome 27, ilVanTame1 primary haplotype, whole genome shotgun sequence genomic DNA includes:
- the LOC113404883 gene encoding uncharacterized protein LOC113404883, whose protein sequence is MAAFCLSMKNGVAMLFILMCIAAVVRESNARPPWLAPGSGVFTESAECHTDDELLDLCQRCAKLTKSKLAYPACCSTDLQARKWCSDYVYFGRGQYDFYLI, encoded by the exons ATGGCGGCGTTTTGTTTATCTAtg AAAAACGGTGTAGCGATGCTATTCATACTGATGTGTATAGCGGCTGTCGTCCGAGAATCGAATGCGCGACCACCCTGGCTGGCACCTGGTAGCGGAGTGTTTACTGAGTCAGCTGAATGTCATACAGAC GACGAGCTTCTAGATCTGTGCCAGAGATGTGCCAAACTCACTAAGTCCAAACTAGCGTACCCAGCATGTTGCTCAACAGACTTACAAGCTAGAAAGTGGTGTTCAGATTATGTATACTTCGGGAGAGGTCAATACGACTTCTATTTAATTTGA